In Pleurodeles waltl isolate 20211129_DDA chromosome 5, aPleWal1.hap1.20221129, whole genome shotgun sequence, the DNA window cggaacacatatacaaatttgccctcctgcaaatctggaatgtgtgttccacaataggaaatgtacccactcaataAACATCCaggtgacgcccataatgtcattactgacattgtagctaaatatccagtgagtacacatgactcatacatattcaggcacagtgggatacaccaccgcatagaacgtggggagtttggagacggatatctattaggtattgctgactacaccctgaagccatacatacaggtcactttgTAAagcattcatgccctgctaaatttggcttttttgtcaaacaggtgactgtgcatatgccctgagaccatggatactcaccccgtacctaacacctggcaatcagaacgagaggcgatataacactGCACATCGGCAGACCAAAACgttagtggagaggacctttggcttgttaaaggcaagattcagatgcctccacaaaagtggaggtgcgctccagtatgcccagaaacagcatgcaagattgttgccgcctgtgccatcctacacaacattgccaccagaggtgggctacatctcacccctgaagacacagacacggaggatgaggagcaagagctaccacaccgacagcctggggatagaagcatcgcaaatgagggcagacaaagacggaaccacattgcaacccaatactttggcaggtacgtggcaaccgtcaccacactcactaatgtcagacacacataggtcagttatgtagtgaaacaaataaaacctttttatttctaaactatgtgaAAGAAAGATTACTGCTGTATGTCACAGTCTGGAATTGTCAGTTTACAGTACAGTCTGGTGGTCACACCCTCCtagtgcggccaccatggctcatccctggtgggtctcctgacccctgccgtgcactgctactccgtagcacacaggactcgctggcagacacactactaatggttgacccctcctcgctgtcctgaggggtctcccctgtgccccttgcagcctgcctgctctccataaggtccaccgcatggctgatgcggccaagtcctcgcaccacatcccctgcgaagtggccaagttccacctggaggctgactgtacgccttgacaggcatgttgtatttgtggcaagacgcccaatagaTGCTGCCAGTCGGTCAAAGCGTGCAGCAGTGTGGCGCTCCCTGTGCCTTGCATGTgctctgtctgccacaagttcagtcaccaaatgttgAATGGCCTGTGTTAAGTCCCCCAGATGTTGACTCATACGgttgaactgactgtccacatttgccatcccatttGTCATTGTGGTCTGTAGTGTATTGAGGGTTCTGCTGATGgaccttaattgtctgttttgcaggcgctgaccctgaatgAGCGATGCCTCCAGGCCCGCAAACTCTGCTCCTCCTACATCttcctggggcaccgactgaactctgcgccGGTGTCTGCGCACcggtccagctgctggctctgtgcgcctctctgtggggctgggccctggtgtcatttctgctgcccccatgtcctgcgtTTGCTTctcaatggaccctggtggtgttctgctgggccctgcaatGTCACTggcagtttcctgcagtgggtctggcccatgttcttcTCCCTGCCTTATgatgctgctgggggtgtcttgtgggagacctgtgggacataggggatacactgtcagtctcgcacatctgttttatgtctcataataaacatttgcctatatttggactactgtactacattgcccataatgcactattctagaggttgctagaccgGAATGgggctagtctggtggtgcctgctgctgtgtactgggatagtgtgtatactgcatttgtgggtgtcaaagcatatctcatggtactcacgtTTTGATGTCACAGGCGCTGAACTGTCTagttctcccatgcccagtacggcctctggctccagtgtctgcttcACCATGCTTtctagggctgtgggtggtgggacggtggatgggcctcctccggtgcccctcatacccctcatgcgctccgcaaccctctccttggtcctggagcgcaggtcataccaccatttGCGGATTTCCTCGAGGGtgtggtggctcacccctatggcattgatcttatcctgtatctgctgccataatcttttcttctgagtgtctgtGACACTCATAGCTGCCTTTCCAAAAAagttcatcatggtgcaggcagcattcttctgtcagtaCCTCCAACTGCTTGTCAGaaaatttcattttcctccttctgccagcactgcctgtctcctccatggttgctgcagctcctttcccctgggtgtggctcagcagtttgaaatgggtgtggtcctccctcctcccaggtctatttgatgacttcctggttctgatgtcatcaccaagagccaggaagtgggtttcccaactgttttgctgcacctgcaggtaatttgcgagtcagttgcaatttgcaacacccttctcgcaaattacgatctcgcttttagcgaggtcgca includes these proteins:
- the LOC138297410 gene encoding putative nuclease HARBI1, producing MIHIGQTALALSDCAYALRPWILTPYLTPGNQNERRYNTAHRQTKTLVERTFGLLKARFRCLHKSGGALQYAQKQHARLLPPVPSYTTLPPEVGYISPLKTQTRRMRSKSYHTDSLGIEASQMRADKDGTTLQPNTLAGADPE